The Mycoplasmopsis columbinasalis genomic interval CTATTGCATCGAAATCTTCGTTGTATGAACTAATTGGGCATCTGGCGTCCAAAACCATAATAAAAACATCAGCTAAACTTGCGTTTTCCTTGATTTCGCGCATTCCTTTCGTCATATGACCAGGATATCAATTGATTAATGTTTGTTCAGTATTATTCATGACAACCTAATTTAATTTTCAATTCTAAAATTTCTTTTTCTAGTTGACCAATAATTTTATTTTTATTGGCTATTTGCGAATTCAACAGTTCAATTTGTTTTTGTTCGTTTGCTTTTTGGTTTTCAAAATCCACAACTAATTCTTCTAAAAAATTATCTACTTCAAAGGTAATATAGCCATTTAATTCACGATGAAATTTTTTTGTTTTTATTTTTTCAACTACAGATATTTCGTTCATTGCTACCTCTTTTTGTAAAA includes:
- a CDS encoding DivIVA domain-containing protein, which produces MNEISVVEKIKTKKFHRELNGYITFEVDNFLEELVVDFENQKANEQKQIELLNSQIANKNKIIGQLEKEILELKIKLGCHE